DNA sequence from the Ischnura elegans chromosome 8, ioIscEleg1.1, whole genome shotgun sequence genome:
TCACTCTATCTCACGTTATGACCTCTTCCCTTTCCATCCGTCTATGAATcccttttcttcctctcctttaACTGCTCCCTTAAAATTTTCCCTCGTACGCGTATGTTAGTATGATAGACTCGCTTAGTACTCTCTCCATGCCGACCTTTCGCTTCCTCCTCATATTCTCATCTACCACATAGTACTGTCTTGTTCCTTTTCGTCTTCGTCCATTTCTACTTCCACATGGACCCCGCATCCACTGCTCATATACCTCCAGACTTATTTTGccctttttacacgctttttctctACTTGGCTCGTCTGCTTCGTCGCTGGAATCTTGTAgctgatttttaacccacttcccattgtcaaATCGGCTTGACATTATGCACAATTGCTTACTTCTGTTGATAACACAATGTTAAATTATCAGGCATTTGAAATTGTGTTCCATTCTCCTCTAATTGAGAAGCTTAAGTTCCATCTATaagtatcattttaaatattctcaatagatggcgttagttccTTCCAGAACTTTTAAACCTAAAAGTTTTCGAAGGAAATGCGTTCAATTCCAGTCCattacgtttttaaaattttagcttttttatatTACGCAAGCAGTATTTGGTTAAAATAACACTAAATACGATTGtttaggaattaaatattttcagatgCAGTGCCAAAAAGAATGCGAGTCACAAATTTGATTACATGATTCACacctaaaaagtagaaaataaagaTTTGAGAAGACGCTTTTTCCAGAGACAGTGTGAAATGCACTTCgaagtaaaaaaaagattttcatcaCTCGGAAAATGAAGCATAATTACTAATCCTTACCTATCATCCTCTTCTACATTCATTTCTAATGAACCTAACCAGCACTTAGCTGGGTAGCTATATGTAGCGAGGTTGTCAATACATGACAGTAGAGTTTTATCGAGTTGTACTTAATATAGATTGACCCCGGAGGCAATTACTGCATActaatgtgaaataaataattttttcaaatagtgtaatatatctcattttcaattggttatttttCCCCTGTGGTGATATGAGGTCGCGCACTTTAGGgggaaatttttgtttattggcTGAGCAATGATTCATTATATTAAGCCGTGcgctcagaaaaattaaaaaatgactatTACCTAATTTCACTGCTATCTTTCACCCGAGACATTCTTCAGCGGTGCATAGTTGTTATCATAGGTGATGAGTTATCTCAAGCGTCTGATGCATTTCACTCAATTTAGGGTAAAGCCATTGATTCAGATATAATTATGAAAGGTTGATAGTTCTTTATGTTTttatgcagtggcgtagctaggagtatgctttggggggatgagggacttccccccccccccaagaaattGGGGTccgcgaaaatttttgaaaaatgacatgcctggaaatgcattttacatcattttggtactttaaaatttaactttaaggagatgcagttattacgtatcaaaactaggcaatagttttaaaataattttttttctctgaggctttggggggtgatATATCCTCCTCATCCCCCCTTATAGTTACGCCACggtttttatgtattaattagcggaaaataaaacgtttaatttaaatagtacagaattttcatttatttgatttCAGGGAGGTCTTTGCGAAGAGAGTGACTCCAAAAATCCTCGAAAATCGAAGTATATTAGTTTTGGACATCGGAAATGCGCTCAGCCTGAAGATAATCTCAAATCTTTCGCTGAATATCAGTGGAAATATGGTACTGGCGAGTTTACCGATTCAATCGTCAAGGCCGTTGGCTTAGAAAAATCGGGGAAAGAATACGGTGCTCATGAAGATGCGTGCGAAGGACCAACTAATGATGTTGATCCGAACGTGGAGGACGACGTGAAAGATGGTGACCAGTCCTCTACCGAATCGAAACAAGATTTTAACCCAGAAGCAAACGACCCATTGAAATCATCACCTATTCTGCCGGAACTCAGTTCAGACGAGTCCGACAGTGATGACACGGTGCAATTGGACGATGCAGTTTGCGAGGATAAAACACTGGGGGACGAGACTGATGGAGATGTGGAGGACTCTTCAAGACCGTGGTCGTGCCAAATCGATGACCGCCAGGACCCTGCTCCCCTTCCCTCAATGCCGGATTTAAACTCACCCCAAGAAAGGGTGATAGCGCACATGATGACCGTGATACCAATGGATGAGACACCTTCCTCTGGAGGTGGAGACGGCTACTTGGGTGCTTCCGGAATTCCAGAAAGTTTCATCGTGGTGTCTGGAACTCAATTCGTGACACCAGTCAACCAGAACCGCGCCATTGAAGCTGGGCAATCTAGCCTCATGTCCGAGGGGAAGCTTCCCGAGGGGAAGCATCCCAGCCCTCAAAGACCTTGCGGAAATAAGATCAAGAAGCTCATGGACGTCAAGCGCTATTCTACCCTTCATTTCGGTCCTGACTCAAACCCGCCTGACACCCCACCGAGCAGTCCCATCTCGATGAGTGACATGGCCTTCCATTCTGCCAAATCGAGTTCCACGCGCGATGGATACGGTTCTACGGGCGCGGTTTCTTCTACCAGTCGAATACCAGGCTCGCCCTGCTATACAGTTCGACCTGTGAACCCTTTAAATCCGGGTGCAGTGGCCTCTTCACCGAACAGAAAGTTCGTCTTGGTCAAGTGCAAGGACAAGTCCGATCTTTCCAAGTTCCCTGTTGGCTCAACCATCAAGTACACCCCCAGGCAACCGGCCATCTTCGTAAAGAAAAGACAGGAGCGACAGGAGGTTAACAAAAGCTCCAAGGGAGTCTTCGCTACCCCCAAGTCCTCCTCAACCAAAAGCGCGCCAAAGACGGTTTCAGAATGGCCCCGCACTCCACGTCCTGCTGAAAAAGTGCCGGGAAGTCTCCTCGCAAGAATGGCGGGCATCGATCGAGGGAAACAGGAGGAAGGCCGTGCCAAATCTTCGCAGGCACACTTCACACCTTCCCATGTGGCGTCCCAGTCAAAAGCGTCCAAGATGTCCTCTAATGTCACGAGTCGAGATGGGAAGAGGAGTGGATCCGATTTGAATTCGCAAGGTCCATCCAAGAAGGCGAAATTGGGTTCGCATCGTAGTGCTCCTATAAGGCCTCTCCGGAGCAGGATCCCTTCATCTATTCTCAACTCTCCAAGGTCTATGCGCACCAGGAACCCTTCTGTTACCTACAAAAGTTAAGATTTTATTGAATGTGAGAGAAGTCCTGCATTTTTGAGCTACGCTCAAAGAGCAAAACGGTGCCTGATCAAGTAAACATTTCATGTGGCTACCCCGGATCTGTATATCTTCATATAAAATCAGCATGCGCGCATGAAAACCTTCTTTTGTTTACCAAAGTTAAGAGACTTCGCGGAAAGTGAGCAGACTTACGGAGTCATGTATTAGTTCTgagaaatattcaaatgattagTTCATGATCAAGTGCGAGATCAACTTACGACGTGACACTCCTGTACCTGTGTTTGTGGTGCCAAAAAGTCAGCCCATTTTTCGAGACATTAAATAGAAGTTTATCTGCCTCATCTCTGATTTGATGTAGTCAAGCTCTTTCGAGAAAGAAGGATCAttgggtttttaattaatatcttGAGTTTCAATGGCTGGTAGCTGTATTATTAAATTGAACTAAAATATTTCTGCAATAATCCTGTCTCATAGACAATGAATTGATAAGTTTTCTATAGGTTCTGCAGTAATGATGCTGAGGGACCCGTATTAGGTTGCTGGAGAAGTGTAGGTTAGCTCCTTACCTCCTTTCATCCATCTTATCCCATTTTGGTCAAGCAGAAGGAATGTTTTATGAGTTACGGAGCTGTTAATGCCGTTCCACGCAGATGAatcttggattttttaaaatgataatgttGGCTGTCAAATGTTGGCAGTGGCAATTTTTATGGTCAGCTTAACCTCTctttgcaatttttaatattattcttcGTCTTTCTTGTACAATATCATGAGTTATTAGTTGATTCTATCAAGTTTtcagattatttttctttttaatagcatatttcctatttttttgtcgTGGCATGTTGGTAGAAACTTTA
Encoded proteins:
- the LOC124164092 gene encoding uncharacterized protein LOC124164092; protein product: MSGVFRKIFNYFFPREDSTERRASYTPSEDDSGNDWSESKPTKTVDGDAILDDWGGLCEESDSKNPRKSKYISFGHRKCAQPEDNLKSFAEYQWKYGTGEFTDSIVKAVGLEKSGKEYGAHEDACEGPTNDVDPNVEDDVKDGDQSSTESKQDFNPEANDPLKSSPILPELSSDESDSDDTVQLDDAVCEDKTLGDETDGDVEDSSRPWSCQIDDRQDPAPLPSMPDLNSPQERVIAHMMTVIPMDETPSSGGGDGYLGASGIPESFIVVSGTQFVTPVNQNRAIEAGQSSLMSEGKLPEGKHPSPQRPCGNKIKKLMDVKRYSTLHFGPDSNPPDTPPSSPISMSDMAFHSAKSSSTRDGYGSTGAVSSTSRIPGSPCYTVRPVNPLNPGAVASSPNRKFVLVKCKDKSDLSKFPVGSTIKYTPRQPAIFVKKRQERQEVNKSSKGVFATPKSSSTKSAPKTVSEWPRTPRPAEKVPGSLLARMAGIDRGKQEEGRAKSSQAHFTPSHVASQSKASKMSSNVTSRDGKRSGSDLNSQGPSKKAKLGSHRSAPIRPLRSRIPSSILNSPRSMRTRNPSVTYKS